One segment of Rickettsiales bacterium Ac37b DNA contains the following:
- the mreB gene encoding Rod shape-determining protein MreB: MFSQLLGLFSCDMAIDLGTANTLVYVKSRDIVLNEPSVVALLTENGRVRPYAFGHEAKMMLGRTPAEIDAKRPLKDGVIADFRGAEEMIKHFIRTVHNRRGFTGPLIIVCVPYGSTPVERRAIQEAAESAGAREVFLIEEPMAAAIGADLPVTEPTGSMIVDIGGGTTEVAVLSLGGIVHAHSVRVGGDKMDEAIISYIRRTHNLLIGESTAEKIKKQVGSACMPEDNKGRLMEIKGRDLIRGVPKETVISEAQIAESLQEPVSQIVETMKITLERTPPELASDIVDKGIVMTGGGSLLSGLDVVLREATKLPVFVAEDALSCVARGSGKVLENFKKFQHVLFKQD; this comes from the coding sequence ATGTTTTCCCAATTATTAGGTTTATTTTCATGTGATATGGCAATTGATTTAGGTACAGCTAATACTCTTGTATATGTCAAAAGCCGTGATATAGTATTAAATGAGCCATCTGTAGTAGCATTACTAACTGAGAATGGTAGAGTGAGGCCTTATGCCTTTGGTCATGAAGCAAAAATGATGTTAGGGCGTACTCCCGCAGAAATTGATGCTAAACGCCCTTTAAAAGATGGTGTTATTGCTGATTTTAGAGGTGCCGAAGAAATGATTAAGCATTTTATACGCACTGTACATAATAGAAGAGGATTTACTGGACCATTAATTATTGTATGTGTACCGTATGGTTCTACACCTGTAGAAAGAAGAGCTATCCAAGAAGCTGCAGAAAGTGCTGGAGCTAGAGAAGTGTTTTTAATAGAAGAACCAATGGCTGCAGCTATAGGAGCTGATTTACCAGTGACTGAACCTACAGGTTCAATGATTGTTGATATAGGTGGGGGCACAACTGAAGTAGCTGTTTTATCACTAGGTGGTATAGTACATGCTCACTCTGTTAGAGTTGGCGGTGATAAAATGGATGAAGCTATCATTTCTTATATACGCAGAACGCATAATTTATTAATAGGTGAATCTACAGCAGAAAAAATTAAGAAACAAGTAGGTAGTGCTTGTATGCCTGAAGACAACAAAGGTAGACTTATGGAAATTAAAGGTAGAGATTTAATCCGTGGTGTACCTAAGGAAACTGTAATTAGTGAAGCACAAATTGCTGAAAGTCTACAAGAACCTGTAAGTCAAATCGTTGAAACTATGAAGATTACTTTAGAACGTACACCTCCTGAATTAGCTTCTGATATAGTAGATAAAGGTATTGTCATGACCGGAGGAGGATCTTTATTAAGTGGATTAGATGTAGTACTACGTGAAGCTACTAAACTTCCTGTTTTCGTTGCAGAAGATGCTTTGTCATGTGTAGCACGTGGCAGCGGTAAGGTATTAGAGAATTTTAAAAAATTCCAGCATGTTTTGTTTAAACAAGACTAG